TGGCATTCGTTGGCCTTGAGTTTCTGCACGCGCACCGAAGCATCGGTGTTGATGGCGAAAATCAGGTTGTCGAGCTTGACCCGGCTCGGGTCCCAGTACTGCTTGTTGCCGCTGTAACGGATGTTGGAATCTTTCTGGTAGCTCTTGAACACGAACGGGCCAGTGCCGATCGGCTTCTGGTTGATGTCGCTCGGCTTGCCGGAGGCCAGCAACTGGTCGGCGTATTCGGCGGAAAGGATCGCGGCGAAGCTCATGGCAATATTCTGGATGAACGCGGCGTCGACGCTGTTGAGCGTCATCACCACGGTCAGCGGCCCGGTCTTCTCGACCTTGGCGATGTTCTTGTTCAGGCTCATCCCGTTGAAATACGGGAACTCGGTCGGATAAGCCTTACGAAAGGGTTGCTGCGGATCGAGCATGCGATTGAAGGTGAACAGCACGTCATCAGCGTTGAAATCGCGGGTCGGTGTGAAGTATTTGGTCGTGTGAAATTTCACCCCTTCGCGCAAGTGAAAGGTGTACTTGAGGCCATCCTCGGAAATATCCCACCTCGTTGCCAGACCTGGTACGACGTTGGTGGCGCCTTTTTCAAACTCTGCCAATCGGTTGTACAGCGGCTCGGCGGCGTCGTTATCGGTCGCAGTGGTGTACTGCGCCGTGTCGAAACCGGCGGGGCTGCCTTCGGAGCAGAACACCAGGCTGTTATTGGCGGCCTGGCTGATGGAAGTGACGGCCAGCAGGCCGGTGCTCAGCAATGCGGATAAAACCAAGGTATGGCGCATGACGCTCCCTCTTTTTGTAGTGTTATTCAATGCGCCGCGATTCCGTCCGGGGACGTTGTGGCTGCATTGAGTTCAAACCAATACGGGCAGCAAACCGATAGCCCACACAGTCACTGGTCAGAGCCCGACGGTAGGGGCCGTGGGTCTGGCAGTAAATGCGCTGAGTCCTAAAGACTCGTAGGAAAAGGCAACGCGTCCTAAGTCCTGCTGTACGAGACAGCGGATTTGGATGTAGGCAAATTCCTAGGTTCTCGGAAGAAAAAAGCAGCGGCGACGCTGAAAACGTCGCCGCTGCCTTTTCTTATTTGCTGACGCTGACGCCGTAGAAGGAGTTCAAGCCAAACGGGCTGATCTTGAAGTCCTGCACGTTGTCGCGCATGGGTTGGAACACCGTCGAGTGAGCGATAGGTGTCATTGGAACGGCGTCTTTGAGGACGTGTTGCGCCTGCTTGTACAGTTCGGTGCGCTTGGCCTGATCGGTAGTGCGCTTGGCTTCCTTGACGATGCCGTCGAATTTCTTGTCGCACCACTTGGAGAAGTTGTTGCCCTGCAGCGAGTCGCAGCCGAACAGCACGTTCAGCCAGTTGTCCGGGTCACCGTTGTCGCCGCTCCAGCCAATCAGCATCGCGCCGTTTTCGCCGCCTTTGGAGCGCTTGATGTACTCGCCCCACTCGTAGGTCACGATCTTGGCTTTGATACCGATCTTGGCCCAGTCAGACTGCAGCATTTCTGCCATCAGCTTGGCGTTCGGGTTGTATGGACGCTGAACCGGCATCGCCCACAGGTTGATCTCGGTGCCTTCCTTGATGCCGGCTTCCTTGAGCAGCGCTTTAGCTTTCTCAGGGTTGTACGGCGCATCCTTGATGGTGGTGTCGTAAGACCATTGGGTCGGTGGCATGGCGTTGACGGCCAGTTGGCCTGCACCCTGATAAACCGAATCGATGATTTGTTGCTTGTTGACGGCCATGTCCAGTGCCTGACGCACTTTCAACTGAGCCATCGGGTTCGGCTGATCGCTGCCCTTGATCTTGTCCATCACGTTGTAGGCGATGTAACCCAGGTTGAAACCAGCCTGGTCAGGCACCTTCAGGGTCTTGTCTTCCTTCAGCGCCTTCAAGTCGGCTGGACGTGGGAACAGGGTGATCTGGCACTCGTTCTTCTTCAGCTTCTGAATACGCACCGACGGGTCGGTGGTGATGGCGAAGATCAAGTTGTCGATCTTCACGTCATCAGGCTTCCAGTAGTCCTTGTTCCCGGTGTAGCGGATGTTGGAGTCTTTCTGGTAGCTCTTGAATACGAAAGGGCCAGTACCGACCGGCTTCTGGTTGATGTCGGCGGCTTTGCCTTCCTTGAGCAGCTGGGCAGCGTACTCGGCGGACTGGACCGAGGCAAAACTCATGGCCATGTTCTGAATGAACGCGGCATCAACTTCTTTGAGGGTGAACTTGACGGTTTTGTCGTCGACTTTATCGATCTTGGTGATGTTGGTATCCATCCCCATGTCGGTGAAGTACGGGAATTCAGTCGGATACGCTTTGCGGAACGGGTCATCCTTGTTAATCATGCGATTAAAGGTGAACAGCACGTCGTCGGCGTTGAACTCACGAGTTGGCTTGAAGTACGGGGTGGTGTGGAACTTGACGCCTTCACGCAGGTGGAAGGTGTAAGTCAGGCCGTCATCGGAAATGTCCCACTTGGTCGCCAGGCCAGGAATAACGGCGGTACCGCCGCGCTCGAACTGGGTCAGGCGGTTGAACATGGTTTCTGCAGAGGCGTCGAAGTCGGTTCCGGTGGTGTACTGACCAGGATCAAAACCGGCCGGGCTCCCTTCGGAGCAAAACACCAGGTTAGTCGCAGCGACGGCGAAAGGTGCGCTGGCTAATAAGCTTGCGCCGACTAAAAACGGAATGACCGCGTGTTTAAGCATGGTGGCCTCATGATTGTTGTCATTTTTGGAATTAGAGGACGACCTCGTGAGTCGACCTGCGGATACTTATGCAGGGGCCATACCCAATGCAAGATCCTGAATGGCCACAAACCTTAAACAGTGGCACGAACGTACCTTAATGTCGCATATGTATAAATACTGAAGTATTTGACCATTTGCGCAGGTTTTTTACGGTGCAAATCGCGCACCGATAAGGGGCAACCGGGGCGTCTCGCGCACCCGGTTGGAGCCTGGTGTTACTTATTTATACCCACTCCATAGAAGGGAGTGAGGCCGAACGGGCTGATCTTGAAGTCGGTCACTTCCTTGCGCAGTGGCTGGAACACCGTCGAATTCGCAATCGGTGTAATTGGCACCTGTTGCTTAAGGATTTGCTGTGCCTGTTGGTACAGATTGACCCGCTGCTGTTTGTCCGTGGACACCTTCGCTTGCTGCACCAGCTTGTCGTAGACCGGGTCGCACCACTTGGCGTAGTTGCTGCCTTTTACTGCGGCGCAGCTGTAGAGCACGCCAAGCCAGTTGTCCGGGTCACCGTTGTCGCCGGTCCAACCGTAGATCATGGCGTCGTGTTCGCCATTCTTGGCGCGCTTGATGTATTCGCCCCATTCGTAGCTGACGATATTGGCCTTGATGCCGACTTTCTCCCAATCCTGCTGGATCATCTGCGCCGACATTCGCGCGTTGGGGTTGGAGGCGCGCTGCACTGTCATGGCCCACAAATCGATGGTGGTACCGGGCGCAACCCCTGCTTCTTTCAGTAGCGCGCGGGCTTTGGTCGGGTCGTGCGGTGCGTCCTTGATACTCGGGTCATAGGACCATTGCGCCGGCGGCAAAGCGTTCTGCGCCAGTTGCCCGGCACTCTGGTAGACAGCCTTGATGATCGCCGGTTTGTCGATGGCCATGTCCAGGGCCTGACGGACCTTGAGCTGGTCCAGCGGCGGGTGAGTCACGTTGTAGGCGAGGAACCCGAGGTTGAAACCTGCTTGTTTGAGTACCTGCAGATTCGGGTCTTTCTCCATCACTTCGATGTCCGCCGGACGCGGGTAGCCGCTGACCTGGCACTCGCCGGCCTTGAGTTTCTGCAAGCGCACGGCGGCGTCCGGGGTAATCGAGAAAATCAGGTTATCGAGTTTCACGTCCTCGGGTTTCCAGTAAGCCTTGTTGGCGGCGTAGCGGATCTGCGAGTCCTTTTGATAGCGCTTGAACACGAATGGGCCGGTGCCGACCGGTTTCTGGTTGAGGTCGGCGGCTTTACCTTCTTTCAACAGTTGCGCGGCGTATTCGGCGGATTGCACCGAGGCGAAACTCATGGCGAGGTTTTGCACGAACGCGGCGTCGATGTTGTTCAGGCTGAAGCGCACGGTGTGGTCGTCGAGCTTGTCGATGCTTTTGATCGTCGTGTTCAGGCCCATGTCGGTGAAGTACGGTGACTCGGCGGGATAAGCCTTGCGGAAAGTATTCTCCGGGTCGAGCAGGCGCTGGAAGGTGAACAACACGTCATCGGCGTTGAAGTCGCGGGTCGGGGTGAAGTAGTCGGTGGTGTGGAATTTCACGCCGTCGCGCAGGTGGAAGGTGTAGCTGAGACCGTCCTTGGACACTTCCCAGCTAGTGGCCAGGCCGGGTTCGATTTCGGTGCCACCGCGTTTGAATTGGGTGAGGCGGTTGAAGACGGTTTCGGCGGAGGCGTCGAAGTCGGTGCCGCTGGTGTATTGGCTGGGGTCGAAGCCGGCGGGGCTGGCTTCGGAGCAATAGACCAGGGTGGTGGCGGCTTGGGCGAGTGGTGCGGTGGTGGCGATTGTTGCGAGGGTAAGGGCGAGTAGAAGTGGTTTGACGGTGGTTCTTTCCATGGAGTCCCCGAGGGCTTGGCGGCGGTGTTTTCCTGAGGGTAGCGTTGTTGGTGGGATCGGCGGAAATATCGTTTTTTGAGGGGGACCCCTCTGTTGTGGCATACACCCCGGATCATTCGGAATCTCGGCGATCTTTTGATCTTGGCGGCCTGACAGCCGACCAATTCATTGCAGACATACACCGCTCCACTGTGGGAGCGGGCTTGCCCGCGATGGCGGCCTTACAGGCAACGATGTTTATTGATTGGTAAAAACATCAGAACCTTCCCACATGTTTTTCAGGTTGTGCGTCGGAAGCGGGCTCCCTAGTCTTTGGTTGTCGCTGCAAAACCAGCGAGCAGGTGTGGAAACCTGAACCTTAAGTAGTTGCATTGCATCACCACCGTAATCGTTGCCGATGTCTTCTTTCGTCTGCAAACTGCGTTATGGCGGCTGTGCGTGGGCAGACTTCGGTCTGGCCGGGTGCCTACTTACCGGTTTTCCACCCCGCGTACAGCTGCCACCTCTTTGTCGTGTGGAAACGACAAGCGGATGGCTCCCACTCAATAAGTAGGAGTTTTTATGGATAAGTTAATCCCCGACCCACCCTTCAACACCACCACACCCAACGCCGAAGCTTCGCGCACCGAAGAGCTACTCAAAGACCGCGAAGCCATAAAACGCGCCCTCGACTACTACCTCGATCCGCCCAAACCTTACGCCGCAAAACCACGCCGCCCCAGCACGATGTTCCTGGTTTCCCCGGACAGCGACACTGAAAGTCTTCTGGTTCAAGCTTGCGAGTCATTGGCCTCGGCCAGTGTCCTGGCCAGTGATTTCGCCACAAACCTGATCGGCCCGCAGCGCAATACAGTATTGGCGATTCAACAGATCATCATGTTGGCGGAATTGGCGGTGAATCGGGCGCTGGATAATGTCGACCCGCAGTCTTAATCCTGAATCACCGCGTCATCGTTCATCGCAGGCAAGCCAGCTCCCACAGGCTCTGCATAGATCTTGAAATGGCGCATGACCTTGTGGGAGCTGGCTTGCCTGCGATGGCGGCCGTGCTTTCACCACAGGACTGACTAACCAGATTCTTCCGGCACAAAAAAACGGCGATCACAGTGATCGGCGTTTTTTTGTACAGACTTATCGAATCACTACATCAACACTTCAATCGCCCCATCCGCCGTCATGCTGACCTGGCTGGTACCCGCTTCAACCTCGGGCGTCACCGGCGCAGAATCCATGCCCGCCGCTTTCATCATCATCGGCCCACGCATGTACGGTTGTGGATAACCGTTGCTGTTGAGGTTCAGGTTGACGATTTTGTAGCTTTTGCCGCCCAGGGCGTCGGTGGCCAGTTGGGCGCGGGACTTGAAGGCGGTCACGGCTTCTTTGAGCAGGGCGTCTTCGCTGGCCTTGCGGGTAGGGGTGGCAATGGCGAAGTCCATGCCGCCCATTTTCAGGTCGGTGAGCAGTTCGCCGGTGAGTTTGGAGAGGGCGGCGAAGTCCGAGCTTTCCAGGCGCAGTTCGGCGCGTTCACGCCAGCCGGTGATTTTCTGGCCTTTGGTGTCGTAGATCGGGTAGCTGTTGCGGCTGCCCTGGCGCAGGGTGATGTCTTTGACTTCTTTAGCCTGGGCCAGTGCTTTGTTCATGGTGGTGCTGACGTCGGCGGCGAGTTTGGCCGGGTCGGTGTTTTGCTCTTCGGTGTAGAGGGTCACGATCATCAGGTCGCGGGCCACTTCCTGGCTGACTTCGGCGCGCAGGGAGATCTGGTTGTAATGCAGTTCGTCGACGGCCAGGGCCGGGAGGCTGACGACGGTGCCAACGCTTAAGGCAAGAAGGGCGGCGCTGCGGCGCAATGTGTGCATGAAAAGCTCCTTGGACGGTGCGCAGGGGTTGAGGTCCGAACCTGCGTGAAACCATCAGACTCTAGCTTCAATGGTCCGGTTCGCACAGTTACAACTTCTATACAGTCTCAAGTGATGCCAGGGCTTTTGTGGCGAGGGAGCTTGCTCCCGCTCGGCTGCGAAGCAGTCGCAAAATCGGTATGCACAGTTTGTCAGTTTCATCCGGTCAAATGGTTGTGGCCTGCTTCGCAGTCCAGCGGGAGCAAGCTCCCTCGCCACAGGGGAACTCACCGCTGAAGGTAAATTCACGCGCAGTAACTGTGGTCGTTTGCCGCACTTTCGCCTCTCAAGCCCGTGGCTTGGTTATACTCCGTGCGATCCGCCTGGAGCGCTCATCAGGAGAGCTCATGCTCGCCCCCGTTCAAATCACTTCCGCCACTCGCCAGAACCTCTGGCGGCTCACGTTCATCCGCACGTTGGTGCTGGCCGCTCAGGCCGGTTCCGTAGGCCTGGCCTACTGGTTCGACCTGCTGCCGTTACCCTGGCTGCAATTGGCGATCACCCTCGGTTTTTCCATGGTGCTCTGCGCGCTGACCGCAATTCGTCTGCGCACGTCGTGGCCGGTGACCGAGCTCGAATACGCTGTGCAACTGGCCTGCGACCTGTTTATCCACAGTGCTTTGCTGTACTTCTCCGGCGGCTCGACCAACCCGTTCGTCTCTTATTACCTGGTGCCGCTGACCATTGCCGCCGTGACGCTGCCGTGGCGCTATTCGGTAATTCTGTCGGGTATCGCGTTGGCGCTTTATACGTTGCTGCTGGCGCGATTTTACCCGCTGGAAACGTTCCCGATCGCACGGGAGAATTTGCAGATTTACGGCATGTGGCTGAGCTTCGCCCTGGCCGCAGCGGTCATCACGTTCTTCGCTGCCCGCATGGCCGAAGAGCTGCGTCGCCAGGAAGAACTGCGTGCCATTCGTCGCGAAGAAGGCCTGCGCGATCAGCAATTGCTGGCCGTTGCGACCCAGGCTGCCGGCGCCGCCCATGAATTGGGCACGCCGCTGGCGACCATGAGCGTGTTGCTCAAGGAAATGCGTCAGGACCACCCCGACCCGTTGTTGCAGGACGATTTGAGCGTGCTGCAAGATCAGGTCAAACTCTGCAAAGAGACCTTGCAACAGTTGGTTCGGGCAGCGGAAGCCAATCGTCGTCTGGCGGTGGAGATGCAGGACGTCACTGACTGGCTCGACGAAGCCCTGAACCGCTGGCACCTGATGCGCCCGGAAGCCAGTTATCGCTTCCAGCGCCTGGGCCAGGGGACCGTGCCGCGCATGGCGCCACCGCCAGACCTGACCCAGGCCCTGCTGAATTTGCTGAACAACGCCGCCGATGCGTGCCCCGAAGGCTTGCAAGTGACCCTGGACTGGAATGCCGAGGACTTGACCATCAGCATTCGCGACCACGGTGCCGGTGTGCCATTGGCCATTGCCGAGCAGATTGGCAAACCGTTTTTTACCACCAAGGGCAAAGGTTTCGGCCTGGGCCTGTTTTTGAGCAAGGCCAGCGTGACACGCGCCGGCGGCTCAGTGAAACTCTACAGTCATGAGGAAGGTGGCACGCTTACCGAGCTGCGCCTGCCCCGTGTCGCCCGAGGAGACGAACATGAGTGACGAGATCCAAGTCGAAGGCGAAGAACTGCCGCATTTGCTGCTGGTAGACGACGACGCAACCTTCACCCGCGTGATGGCCCGCGCCATGGCCCGCCGTGGTTTTCGCGTCAGCACAGCAGGTTCCGCCGAAGAAGGCCTGACCATCGCCCAGGCCGACATTCCGGATTACGCCGCCCTTGATCTGAAAATGGACGGCGACTCGGGCCTGGTGTTGCTGCCCAAACTGCTCGAACTCGATCCGGAAATGCGCGTGGTGATCCTCACCGGTTACTCGAGCATTGCCACCGCCGTCGAGGCGATCAAGCGTGGCGCCTGCAATTACCTGTGCAAACCGGCGGACGCCGATGACGTGCTGGCCGCGTTGCTCTCTGAGCACGCCGACCTCGACACGCTGGTGCCGGAAAACCCGATGTCCGTGGACCGTCTACAGTGGGAACACATCCAGCGCGTACTGACCGAGCACGAAGGCAACATCTCCGCTACTGCCCGCGCCTTGGGCATGCACCGTCGCACGCTGCAGCGCAAACTGCAGAAGCGTCCGGTCCGTCGCTGAACTGGCGCTGAACAATTGTTGTCACACCTCGTTACAAGCCGGGTCGATCATTTATGATCGGCTCGTGTGTGTTCTTTTCTTTATCGAGCCTTATCCATGAATCAGAACGCTGAATATTCCGCGGTCAACGATGCTGTGCGCGGGCAGTTTTTTCGCAAAGTCTGGGCGATGACCACGCCTTACTGGCGCAGCGAAGAGAAGGGCAAGGCCTGGACGTTACTGATCGCAGTAATCGCGCTGTCATTGTTCAGCGTGGCGATTTCAGTGTGGCTCAACAGTTGGTACAAGGACTTCTACAACGCCTTGCAGAAGAAGGACGAAGCGGCGTTCTGGCAGTTGATTCTGTATTTCTGCGGCATCGCGGCGGTGGCGATCCTTGGCGCAGTGTATCGTCTGTACCTGACCCAGATGCTGACCATACGCTGGCGGGCGTGGCTTACCGAAAAGCACTTCGCCCGTTGGCTCGGGCAAAAAAATTACTATCAGTTGGAGCAGGGCGGTTACACCGATAACCCGGACCAGCGGATTTCCGAAGACCTCAACACGTTTACCACTACGACCCTGAGCCTCAGTATCGGGCTGATCCGCACCGTGGTGAGCCTGGTGTCGTTCTCGATCATTTTGTGGGGCGTCTCGGGCAGCATCGAGGTGCTCGGTTTCACCATTCCCGGTTACATGTTCTGGTGCGCGCTGGTGTATGCGATGGTCGGCAGTTGGCTGACGCACCTGATCGGCAAACGGTTGATCGGCCTGAACAACAACCAGCAGCGCTTTGAGGCCGACCTGCGTTTCTCCATGGTGCGGGTGCGCGAAAACGCCGAAAGCATCGCGTTGTACAACGGCGAGCCGAACGAAAACCGACGTTTGAGCAACCGCTTCGGGCTGGTCTGGCACAACTTCTGGGACATCATGCGCGTGTCCAAACGCTTGACTTTCTTCACCTCGGGGTATGGCCAGATCGCGATCATTTTCCCGTTCATCGTTGCGGCGCCGCGTTACTTCACCGGCAAGATCGAACTCGGTGAGCTGATGCAAATCAACTCGGCCTTTGGCAACGTGCAGGAGAACTTCAGCTGGTTCATCAACGCGTATACGGATCTGGCGGCATGGCGCGCCACGAGTGATCGTCTGCTGAGTTTCCGCCAGGCCATGACCGACAACGAAGAACGCGCACCGGCCATCGACGTGCAGAATCAGGGATCGGCGTTGAAGGTGCATAACCTTGGCCTCGACCTCGCTGACGGTCGTCACCTGCTGACCAACGCCGACATGACCGTGGAGGAGGGCGAGCGCGTCATGCTCAGCGGTCGTTCCGGCAGCGGCAAATCGACTTTGCTGCGGGCGATGGGGCACCTTTGGCCGGCCGGCCACGGCAGCATCCGTCTGCCGACGGGGCGTTATCTGTTCCTGCCGCAAAAACCCTATCTGCCGATTGGCACCCTGCGCGAGACGCTGAGTTATCCACAGCCTGGCGACACCTACCCGCATGAGCGCTACGTCCATGTGCTGGAAACCTGCCGCTTGCCGCACCTGGTTTCGCGTCTGGATGAAGCCAATCACTGGCAGCGCATGCTCTCACCGGGTGAGCAACAACGTCTGGCCTTCGCCCGTGCGCTGCTTTATGCACCCCAATGGCTGTACATGGACGAAGCCACTTCGGCGATGGATGAAGAGGATGAAGCGTCGCTGTATCAGGCGTTGATCGATGAATTGCCGGGGCTGAGCATCGTCAGCGTCGGGCATCGCAGTAGCCTGAAGCGTTTCCATCCACGGCATGTGCGCATCGAGAATGGCCACTTGGTGGACCAAACCGTGACCGCATAAACACCACTTGACCTGTGGGAGCGGGCTTGCCCGCGATGGCCTCGACGCGGTTCACCTGCAGAATCGCGTTATCGTTCTTCGCGGGCAAGCCTCGCTCCTACAGAGGGAGTGGTGGTGATCGTACAACCGCGTTGAGCTATGATGCGGATTCAGCCGAATTTTCGAGACAGACGTTCACCATGGAAAACCCGATCGACGCACCTCGCCTCCCTCGCAAGCGCCGCAGCCTCGCTCAGGAACTGGTGACGGTGCTGTCCGAGCAGATCCGCGACGGTCATCTCAAACGTGGCGATAAATTGCCCACCGAGTCGGCGATCATGGACGCCCATGGCGTCAGCCGCACTGTGGTGCGCGAAGCGATCTCCCGTTTGCAGGCCGCAGGCCAGGTTGAAACCCGTCACGGCATCGGCACCTTCGTGCTCGACACGCCGAGCCCGAGCGGTTTCCGTATCGATCCGGCCACCGTGGTGACCTTGCGCGACGTATTGGCGATTCTGGAATTGCGCATCAGCCTGGAAGTGGAATCCGCCGGTCTTGCCGCGCAACGCCGCAGTCCTGAGCAGTTGGCGTTGATGCGAGCGGCGCTGGATGCGCTGAATGAAAGCGCTTCCCACGCCAGCGATGCGGTGGCTTCGGACTTCCAGTTCCACCTGCAAATTGCCCTGGCCACCGGCAACCGCTACTTCACCGACATCATGACCCACCTGGGTACCAGCATCATTCCGCGCACGCGCCTCAACTCTGCGCGCCTGGCCCACGACGACCAGCAGCACTACATGAGTCGACTGAGTCGCGAGCATGAAGAGATTTATGACGCCATTGCCCGCCAGGATTCCGATGCGGCGCGGGCGGCGATGCGGTTGCACCTGACGAATAGCCGTGAGCGGTTGCGCCAGGCCCATGAAGAGGCGCAGGCACAGCGGGGCTGAGCGTCGCCAGAAAGGACGCCATCGCGGGCAAGCCCGGCTCCCACAGGTTTTGTGTCGATCACAATAGTGTGAACACACACAAAACCTGTGGGAGCCGGGCTTGCCCGCGATGGGGTCAGTAGCCATCAATTAATCTTTCAGATTGTCTTCAAAATTCCCCGATCCACCCTCACCGCCAACTCAGCAGCCCCAGGTTTGGCATCGAAAACCGCATGCCCGCGCTCATCCACAAGCGCCCGGGCAATCGGCAAGCCTTTCGACAGCAACTCCAGCGGCGCACCTTTCATCGATTGGCCCGAAGCCAGTTCCAGTTTCAATTTGATAGTCATCAGTGATCTCCTTATCAGGCATTGGCCGCTGAATTCAGCACGCCGGTTGGTTGGTAGTCCTTGAGCAGCAGATAAGTGCTCCAGCCCCACCAGTCGTCAATGGTGGCGGTGTCGTTGAGGTTGTTGACGTCCTTGCGCCGCAACACCTTGCTGCCCTCAACCTTGAACAGTGGCGAGAAATTGCCTGCCGGGTTCAGTACTGCTTGCAGGTCGGGCAGTCTTTTCAACGCAGCAAAACTGCCGGCTGATGGAGCCGTGCCGCTGAGGTACGCCGCGAACACTTCATCCGCCGACACCTGAACCGCTTGATTCACTTGGGCGCGATTG
The Pseudomonas lini DNA segment above includes these coding regions:
- a CDS encoding ABC transporter ATP-binding protein/permease is translated as MNQNAEYSAVNDAVRGQFFRKVWAMTTPYWRSEEKGKAWTLLIAVIALSLFSVAISVWLNSWYKDFYNALQKKDEAAFWQLILYFCGIAAVAILGAVYRLYLTQMLTIRWRAWLTEKHFARWLGQKNYYQLEQGGYTDNPDQRISEDLNTFTTTTLSLSIGLIRTVVSLVSFSIILWGVSGSIEVLGFTIPGYMFWCALVYAMVGSWLTHLIGKRLIGLNNNQQRFEADLRFSMVRVRENAESIALYNGEPNENRRLSNRFGLVWHNFWDIMRVSKRLTFFTSGYGQIAIIFPFIVAAPRYFTGKIELGELMQINSAFGNVQENFSWFINAYTDLAAWRATSDRLLSFRQAMTDNEERAPAIDVQNQGSALKVHNLGLDLADGRHLLTNADMTVEEGERVMLSGRSGSGKSTLLRAMGHLWPAGHGSIRLPTGRYLFLPQKPYLPIGTLRETLSYPQPGDTYPHERYVHVLETCRLPHLVSRLDEANHWQRMLSPGEQQRLAFARALLYAPQWLYMDEATSAMDEEDEASLYQALIDELPGLSIVSVGHRSSLKRFHPRHVRIENGHLVDQTVTA
- a CDS encoding ABC transporter substrate-binding protein, whose amino-acid sequence is MERTTVKPLLLALTLATIATTAPLAQAATTLVYCSEASPAGFDPSQYTSGTDFDASAETVFNRLTQFKRGGTEIEPGLATSWEVSKDGLSYTFHLRDGVKFHTTDYFTPTRDFNADDVLFTFQRLLDPENTFRKAYPAESPYFTDMGLNTTIKSIDKLDDHTVRFSLNNIDAAFVQNLAMSFASVQSAEYAAQLLKEGKAADLNQKPVGTGPFVFKRYQKDSQIRYAANKAYWKPEDVKLDNLIFSITPDAAVRLQKLKAGECQVSGYPRPADIEVMEKDPNLQVLKQAGFNLGFLAYNVTHPPLDQLKVRQALDMAIDKPAIIKAVYQSAGQLAQNALPPAQWSYDPSIKDAPHDPTKARALLKEAGVAPGTTIDLWAMTVQRASNPNARMSAQMIQQDWEKVGIKANIVSYEWGEYIKRAKNGEHDAMIYGWTGDNGDPDNWLGVLYSCAAVKGSNYAKWCDPVYDKLVQQAKVSTDKQQRVNLYQQAQQILKQQVPITPIANSTVFQPLRKEVTDFKISPFGLTPFYGVGINK
- a CDS encoding FadR/GntR family transcriptional regulator; the protein is MENPIDAPRLPRKRRSLAQELVTVLSEQIRDGHLKRGDKLPTESAIMDAHGVSRTVVREAISRLQAAGQVETRHGIGTFVLDTPSPSGFRIDPATVVTLRDVLAILELRISLEVESAGLAAQRRSPEQLALMRAALDALNESASHASDAVASDFQFHLQIALATGNRYFTDIMTHLGTSIIPRTRLNSARLAHDDQQHYMSRLSREHEEIYDAIARQDSDAARAAMRLHLTNSRERLRQAHEEAQAQRG
- a CDS encoding ABC transporter substrate-binding protein; translated protein: MLKHAVIPFLVGASLLASAPFAVAATNLVFCSEGSPAGFDPGQYTTGTDFDASAETMFNRLTQFERGGTAVIPGLATKWDISDDGLTYTFHLREGVKFHTTPYFKPTREFNADDVLFTFNRMINKDDPFRKAYPTEFPYFTDMGMDTNITKIDKVDDKTVKFTLKEVDAAFIQNMAMSFASVQSAEYAAQLLKEGKAADINQKPVGTGPFVFKSYQKDSNIRYTGNKDYWKPDDVKIDNLIFAITTDPSVRIQKLKKNECQITLFPRPADLKALKEDKTLKVPDQAGFNLGYIAYNVMDKIKGSDQPNPMAQLKVRQALDMAVNKQQIIDSVYQGAGQLAVNAMPPTQWSYDTTIKDAPYNPEKAKALLKEAGIKEGTEINLWAMPVQRPYNPNAKLMAEMLQSDWAKIGIKAKIVTYEWGEYIKRSKGGENGAMLIGWSGDNGDPDNWLNVLFGCDSLQGNNFSKWCDKKFDGIVKEAKRTTDQAKRTELYKQAQHVLKDAVPMTPIAHSTVFQPMRDNVQDFKISPFGLNSFYGVSVSK
- a CDS encoding response regulator transcription factor yields the protein MSDEIQVEGEELPHLLLVDDDATFTRVMARAMARRGFRVSTAGSAEEGLTIAQADIPDYAALDLKMDGDSGLVLLPKLLELDPEMRVVILTGYSSIATAVEAIKRGACNYLCKPADADDVLAALLSEHADLDTLVPENPMSVDRLQWEHIQRVLTEHEGNISATARALGMHRRTLQRKLQKRPVRR
- a CDS encoding DUF6124 family protein; translation: MDKLIPDPPFNTTTPNAEASRTEELLKDREAIKRALDYYLDPPKPYAAKPRRPSTMFLVSPDSDTESLLVQACESLASASVLASDFATNLIGPQRNTVLAIQQIIMLAELAVNRALDNVDPQS
- a CDS encoding ATP-binding protein, whose protein sequence is MLAPVQITSATRQNLWRLTFIRTLVLAAQAGSVGLAYWFDLLPLPWLQLAITLGFSMVLCALTAIRLRTSWPVTELEYAVQLACDLFIHSALLYFSGGSTNPFVSYYLVPLTIAAVTLPWRYSVILSGIALALYTLLLARFYPLETFPIARENLQIYGMWLSFALAAAVITFFAARMAEELRRQEELRAIRREEGLRDQQLLAVATQAAGAAHELGTPLATMSVLLKEMRQDHPDPLLQDDLSVLQDQVKLCKETLQQLVRAAEANRRLAVEMQDVTDWLDEALNRWHLMRPEASYRFQRLGQGTVPRMAPPPDLTQALLNLLNNAADACPEGLQVTLDWNAEDLTISIRDHGAGVPLAIAEQIGKPFFTTKGKGFGLGLFLSKASVTRAGGSVKLYSHEEGGTLTELRLPRVARGDEHE
- a CDS encoding SIMPL domain-containing protein (The SIMPL domain is named for its presence in mouse protein SIMPL (signalling molecule that associates with mouse pelle-like kinase). Bacterial member BP26, from Brucella, was shown to assemble into a channel-like structure, while YggE from E. coli has been associated with resistance to oxidative stress.); this encodes MHTLRRSAALLALSVGTVVSLPALAVDELHYNQISLRAEVSQEVARDLMIVTLYTEEQNTDPAKLAADVSTTMNKALAQAKEVKDITLRQGSRNSYPIYDTKGQKITGWRERAELRLESSDFAALSKLTGELLTDLKMGGMDFAIATPTRKASEDALLKEAVTAFKSRAQLATDALGGKSYKIVNLNLNSNGYPQPYMRGPMMMKAAGMDSAPVTPEVEAGTSQVSMTADGAIEVLM